The following proteins come from a genomic window of Lachnoclostridium phytofermentans ISDg:
- a CDS encoding DMT family transporter encodes MGNQGMSNTSADAKMAAVNKKFRTTGLTTGMISGLTYGIYTVLILVAGLYEPLLGAAGAAGVAGILTVPYICAGLNDLFAGIWLTAFNAKKGRIREMGRSLNTFPGKMIVIGSLLGGPIANGAYLAGLAMAGAYAIPISAMCSLFGAIFAWIFLKQKITKRVLLGMLVCVAGAIIINWTKPEGSDNFTLGIICSLIAAVCWALEGVFATYGGAMIDTDVAVNLRQLISGVVDLFVILPILGGMGLLGMTLSAGVPTIWLAAAGLSAAVSFVCWYKSNSTVGCAVGMSLNVTYAFWGVFFCVLFLGQALTPTIVVGSIVIVLGAIVVTMNPLDLFKKGA; translated from the coding sequence ATGGGGAATCAAGGGATGAGCAATACGTCTGCAGATGCAAAGATGGCAGCAGTGAATAAAAAATTCAGAACGACTGGTCTGACAACTGGTATGATTTCCGGACTTACTTATGGTATTTATACGGTTCTTATATTGGTGGCTGGACTTTATGAGCCTCTTCTGGGCGCGGCTGGTGCAGCAGGTGTGGCAGGTATCTTAACTGTTCCTTACATTTGCGCTGGCTTAAATGACTTGTTCGCAGGAATATGGCTTACTGCTTTTAATGCGAAAAAAGGTCGTATTCGGGAAATGGGCAGGAGTTTAAATACGTTTCCGGGAAAGATGATTGTGATTGGCTCTTTACTTGGTGGTCCGATAGCGAATGGTGCTTACCTAGCGGGACTTGCCATGGCTGGGGCATATGCAATTCCAATTTCTGCAATGTGTAGTTTATTTGGTGCTATATTTGCATGGATTTTCCTAAAGCAGAAGATAACAAAGAGAGTCTTACTTGGTATGCTGGTATGCGTAGCGGGAGCAATCATTATTAACTGGACAAAGCCAGAAGGCAGTGACAATTTCACATTAGGAATTATTTGTTCACTAATTGCCGCTGTTTGCTGGGCACTTGAAGGTGTATTTGCAACCTATGGCGGTGCAATGATTGATACCGATGTAGCAGTTAATTTACGCCAGTTGATTTCTGGTGTAGTCGATTTATTCGTTATTCTTCCTATTCTCGGAGGCATGGGACTATTAGGAATGACCCTTTCAGCAGGAGTACCTACTATCTGGCTTGCAGCAGCTGGCCTTAGTGCAGCGGTATCATTTGTATGCTGGTATAAGAGTAATTCTACCGTAGGCTGTGCAGTTGGAATGTCCTTAAATGTAACATATGCTTTCTGGGGAGTTTTCTTCTGTGTACTGTTTTTAGGACAGGCACTTACCCCTACGATTGTCGTTGGTTCTATTGTAATTGTACTTGGTGCGATTGTAGTAACCATGAATCCATTGGATTTATTTAAGAAAGGGGCTTAA
- a CDS encoding winged helix-turn-helix transcriptional regulator, whose product MEQEEVYSKPFEYTLSLVGGKWKKHILFWLWHRKVMRYSEIKRVLKNITHKMLSNQLKELEADGLIIRKEYPQVPPKVEYRLTDKGVSLMPVLDAMCKWGHQFVE is encoded by the coding sequence ATGGAACAAGAAGAAGTCTATTCCAAGCCATTTGAATATACATTGTCTTTGGTGGGTGGAAAATGGAAGAAGCATATTCTTTTTTGGTTATGGCACCGTAAAGTGATGCGTTATAGTGAAATAAAAAGAGTTCTTAAAAATATTACACATAAAATGCTCAGCAACCAATTAAAAGAACTTGAAGCTGATGGGTTAATCATTCGAAAAGAATATCCACAGGTACCACCAAAAGTAGAATATCGACTTACAGATAAAGGAGTTTCTCTAATGCCAGTTCTAGATGCTATGTGTAAGTGGGGGCACCAGTTTGTAGAATAA
- a CDS encoding BMC domain-containing protein: MKYYGNEALGLVETVGLVPALEAADKMLKAANVELISYENVGSTLVTIMVKGDVAAVRSAVEAGAEAAAAIGKLTAKNVMPRPIKEVGDIVSVYDIDA; the protein is encoded by the coding sequence GTGAAATATTACGGAAATGAAGCTTTAGGCTTAGTAGAAACCGTTGGTCTGGTTCCTGCACTGGAGGCAGCAGACAAAATGCTCAAAGCCGCAAATGTAGAATTGATTTCCTATGAAAATGTAGGCTCTACTCTGGTAACCATTATGGTAAAAGGTGATGTGGCAGCAGTGCGTTCCGCTGTAGAAGCTGGTGCAGAAGCTGCAGCAGCTATCGGTAAGCTGACCGCAAAGAATGTAATGCCAAGACCAATCAAAGAGGTTGGCGACATTGTATCAGTATACGATATTGACGCATAG
- a CDS encoding BMC domain-containing protein: MERYEAIGSIETFGIVYVLEAADAMGKAADVELIGFENVASGYISVLVCGDVGACKTAVEAGIKAVNDMGAEVYSSVVIPRPHPDLVKIINRYAITTAPEQE; encoded by the coding sequence ATGGAAAGATATGAAGCCATAGGCTCAATAGAAACATTCGGTATTGTATACGTTCTGGAAGCTGCTGACGCAATGGGCAAGGCAGCGGATGTGGAACTTATTGGTTTTGAGAACGTAGCTTCCGGTTATATTTCTGTCCTTGTATGCGGAGATGTGGGAGCTTGCAAGACTGCAGTAGAAGCAGGAATTAAGGCAGTGAACGATATGGGAGCGGAAGTTTATAGTTCCGTAGTCATTCCAAGACCTCATCCTGATCTTGTAAAAATCATTAATCGTTATGCCATAACTACTGCTCCGGAACAGGAGTAA
- the cutC gene encoding choline trimethylamine-lyase, with product MDIREFSNKFVEATKNMSPEERSSLMKMFETVSDEINKKETAPSTSNVCNEEGSNIPDGITPRLHKLKENYLTHKPTITTYRARAITKIAKENPGMPKIMLRAKCFRYCCETAPLVIQDNELIVGAPCGAPRAGAFSPDIAWRWMVDEIDTIGTRPQDPFYISEEDKKIMKEELFPFWAGKSVDEYCEDQYREAGVWELSGESFVSDCSYHAINGGGDSNPGYDVILMKKGMLDIQQEAKDHLKELDYENPDDIEKIYFYKSIIDTTEGVMIYAKRLSEYAAELAAKETNPKRKEELLKISEVNAYVPAHKPRTFWEAIQAVWTIESLLVVEENQTGMSIGRVDQYMYPFYKDDIESGRMNDYQAFELAGCMLIKMSEMMWITSEGGSKFFAGYQPFVNMCVGGVTRSGRDATNDLTYLLMDAVRHVKIYQPSLACRIHNKSPKEYLKKIVDVVRSGMGFPACHFDDAHIKMMLAKGVSIEDARDYCLMGCVEPQKSGRLYQWTSTAYTQWPICIELVLNNGVPLWYGKQVCPDMGALSNFKTYEEFEAAVKEQIKYITKWSDVATVISQRIHRDLAPKPLMSIMYEGCMESAKDVSAGGAMYNFGPGVVWSGLATYSDSMAAIKKLVFDEKKYTLEQLNEALKADFAGYDQIRTDCLNAPKYGNDDDYADLIAADLVDFTEHEHRKYKTLYSILCHGTLSISNNTPFGQLTGASANGRHAWLPLSDGISPTQGADFNGPTAIIKSISKMANDSMNLGMVHNFKIMSGLLDTPEGEESLITLLRTACMFGNGEMQFNYLDNNTLIDAQKHPEKYRDLIVRVAGYSAFFIELCKDVQDEIISRTMLTHF from the coding sequence TTGGATATTCGCGAATTTTCAAATAAATTTGTCGAAGCAACGAAGAACATGTCACCAGAAGAAAGATCTTCTTTAATGAAAATGTTTGAAACTGTTTCTGATGAGATTAACAAAAAGGAGACTGCACCTTCTACATCAAATGTATGTAACGAAGAAGGTTCCAACATACCGGATGGCATTACTCCAAGACTTCATAAATTAAAAGAGAATTATTTAACTCACAAACCAACAATTACAACCTACCGTGCACGCGCAATTACCAAAATCGCAAAAGAGAATCCTGGTATGCCAAAGATTATGCTTCGTGCAAAGTGTTTCCGTTACTGCTGTGAGACAGCACCACTAGTAATTCAAGACAACGAGCTTATCGTAGGTGCTCCTTGTGGCGCTCCACGTGCTGGTGCATTTTCTCCAGATATCGCTTGGAGATGGATGGTAGATGAAATTGATACCATCGGAACACGTCCTCAGGATCCATTCTATATTTCTGAGGAAGACAAGAAAATCATGAAAGAAGAGCTTTTCCCATTCTGGGCAGGCAAATCTGTTGATGAGTATTGTGAGGATCAGTACCGTGAAGCAGGCGTATGGGAATTATCAGGAGAATCCTTTGTATCTGACTGTTCCTACCATGCCATCAACGGTGGTGGAGACTCAAACCCTGGTTATGATGTAATCCTTATGAAAAAAGGTATGCTTGATATCCAACAGGAAGCGAAGGATCATTTAAAAGAACTAGATTATGAAAATCCGGATGATATAGAGAAGATTTATTTCTATAAATCCATTATTGATACAACCGAAGGCGTTATGATTTATGCAAAGAGACTTTCCGAGTATGCCGCAGAGCTTGCAGCAAAGGAAACGAATCCAAAGCGTAAAGAAGAATTATTAAAGATTTCTGAGGTAAATGCTTACGTTCCTGCTCACAAGCCAAGAACCTTCTGGGAAGCAATTCAGGCTGTATGGACCATCGAATCCTTACTTGTAGTAGAAGAGAATCAGACTGGTATGTCCATCGGACGTGTTGACCAGTATATGTATCCATTCTACAAAGATGATATCGAATCCGGACGTATGAATGATTATCAGGCATTTGAACTTGCAGGTTGTATGTTAATTAAGATGTCTGAGATGATGTGGATTACTAGCGAAGGTGGTTCCAAATTCTTCGCAGGTTACCAGCCATTCGTAAATATGTGCGTAGGTGGTGTAACCCGTAGCGGACGTGATGCTACCAATGATTTAACTTACCTGTTGATGGATGCTGTTCGTCATGTAAAGATTTACCAACCATCTCTTGCATGCCGTATTCACAACAAGTCCCCAAAAGAGTACTTGAAGAAGATCGTAGATGTAGTTCGTTCCGGTATGGGATTCCCAGCTTGTCACTTTGACGATGCTCACATCAAGATGATGCTTGCAAAAGGAGTATCCATTGAAGATGCACGTGATTACTGTTTAATGGGATGTGTAGAACCTCAGAAGTCAGGACGCTTATATCAGTGGACATCCACCGCTTATACTCAGTGGCCAATCTGTATCGAGCTTGTTTTAAATAACGGTGTTCCATTATGGTATGGCAAGCAGGTTTGCCCGGATATGGGTGCCTTAAGCAACTTCAAGACTTATGAAGAATTTGAAGCAGCAGTAAAAGAACAAATCAAATATATTACAAAATGGTCTGATGTTGCCACTGTCATATCTCAACGTATACACAGAGATTTAGCTCCAAAGCCACTGATGTCTATTATGTACGAAGGTTGTATGGAGAGCGCCAAGGATGTATCCGCAGGTGGAGCTATGTATAACTTTGGACCTGGTGTTGTATGGTCTGGACTTGCTACCTATTCAGATTCTATGGCAGCAATCAAGAAACTTGTATTTGATGAAAAGAAATATACTCTAGAGCAGTTAAACGAAGCGTTAAAGGCAGACTTTGCAGGTTATGATCAGATTCGTACGGATTGCCTTAATGCTCCAAAATACGGAAATGATGACGATTACGCAGATTTAATTGCTGCAGATTTAGTAGATTTTACTGAGCATGAGCATAGAAAATACAAGACATTATACTCAATATTATGCCATGGTACCTTATCTATTTCCAATAATACTCCATTCGGACAGTTGACAGGTGCTTCTGCCAACGGCCGTCACGCATGGTTACCGCTTTCCGACGGTATCAGCCCAACTCAGGGTGCGGATTTTAATGGCCCGACTGCTATCATTAAGTCCATATCTAAAATGGCCAATGACAGCATGAACCTCGGTATGGTTCATAACTTTAAGATTATGTCAGGACTTCTTGATACGCCAGAAGGAGAAGAGAGTCTTATTACCTTACTTCGTACTGCTTGTATGTTTGGTAACGGCGAGATGCAGTTTAACTATCTGGATAACAATACTCTTATCGATGCTCAGAAGCATCCAGAAAAGTATCGTGACCTTATCGTTCGTGTAGCTGGCTACAGTGCATTCTTCATAGAATTATGCAAGGATGTACAGGATGAGATCATAAGCAGAACCATGCTGACACATTTCTAA
- a CDS encoding BMC domain-containing protein — MEEEMRRVIEESVPGKQVTIAHVIASPIREVYECLGIDQLGAIGILTLSPFETSIIAADIAAKAADVEVGFLDRFTGSVIIAGDVDSVETALNAVCDILKRGLGYMVPVVTKT; from the coding sequence ATGGAAGAAGAGATGCGCCGTGTCATTGAAGAGTCCGTTCCGGGCAAACAAGTGACCATAGCCCATGTGATCGCATCACCCATACGGGAGGTGTATGAATGCCTAGGCATTGACCAGTTGGGAGCCATCGGAATTCTTACACTGTCTCCTTTTGAAACGTCCATCATTGCTGCGGATATTGCTGCAAAAGCAGCGGACGTGGAAGTGGGTTTTTTGGACCGCTTCACCGGATCCGTAATTATTGCAGGCGACGTAGACAGTGTGGAAACTGCTTTAAATGCGGTGTGTGATATCTTAAAACGCGGGCTTGGTTATATGGTGCCCGTAGTTACAAAGACATGA
- a CDS encoding MerR family transcriptional regulator → MEEKKLYSIGEVSKSCNISTKALRFYDKMGIISPDVICKENSYRYYNKESLLTVPIVKYYKQMGFKLEEMQGLVEGNTYFYLEHNFRNKIDQLRLQEQQIHNSYIAVKDWYELIQEAKMVLQNDVHDVSVKYMQPTTYCGMDQDFDYQYMESIINLEWTSHLEKANNEITGPVILKFDSFEEKMAGRCKRTRIMQEAIYPCKGCKNRQVFGGVMVASVYHIGKLENIDEEYEKILNWAAKKGYKCGKESYERYVVDYWTTRNLDEFVTEIMVPVNRE, encoded by the coding sequence ATGGAGGAAAAGAAATTATATTCTATAGGTGAAGTCAGTAAGAGTTGCAATATTTCAACAAAAGCTTTAAGGTTTTATGATAAAATGGGTATCATCTCACCGGACGTAATTTGTAAAGAAAACAGCTATCGGTACTATAACAAAGAGTCTCTTTTAACCGTTCCGATAGTTAAATATTACAAGCAGATGGGATTTAAACTTGAGGAGATGCAGGGGTTAGTGGAGGGAAATACCTATTTCTATCTTGAACATAACTTCCGCAACAAGATCGATCAGTTACGCCTACAAGAGCAACAGATTCATAACAGCTATATTGCAGTAAAAGATTGGTACGAGCTTATACAGGAGGCCAAGATGGTTCTGCAGAATGATGTTCATGATGTTTCCGTAAAGTATATGCAGCCTACAACCTACTGTGGGATGGATCAGGATTTTGATTATCAATATATGGAATCCATCATTAATTTAGAATGGACGAGCCACTTAGAAAAAGCTAATAATGAGATTACAGGACCAGTAATATTGAAATTTGATTCCTTTGAGGAAAAGATGGCAGGAAGGTGCAAACGGACTAGAATCATGCAGGAGGCTATCTATCCATGTAAGGGCTGCAAGAATCGACAAGTTTTTGGTGGAGTCATGGTTGCATCAGTTTATCATATTGGAAAGCTTGAGAATATCGATGAAGAATATGAGAAAATCCTAAACTGGGCCGCTAAAAAAGGTTATAAATGCGGTAAGGAAAGCTATGAACGATATGTGGTGGATTACTGGACTACCAGAAACTTGGATGAATTTGTTACAGAGATAATGGTCCCTGTAAACAGGGAGTAA
- the eutM gene encoding ethanolamine utilization microcompartment protein EutM, producing MKFDALGMIETKGLVGSIEAADAMVKAANVTLIGKEFVGGGLVTVMVRGDVGAVKAATDAGAAAAQRVGELVSVHVIPRPHGDVAMILPQEKKETR from the coding sequence ATGAAGTTTGATGCATTAGGAATGATTGAGACAAAAGGATTGGTTGGATCTATCGAAGCTGCGGATGCAATGGTGAAGGCAGCGAATGTAACTCTTATTGGAAAAGAATTTGTAGGCGGTGGACTTGTAACCGTAATGGTTAGAGGAGATGTTGGTGCAGTAAAAGCTGCAACTGATGCGGGAGCAGCAGCAGCGCAGCGAGTTGGAGAATTGGTTTCAGTTCATGTTATTCCACGCCCTCACGGAGATGTAGCAATGATTCTTCCGCAAGAGAAAAAGGAGACTAGATAA
- the cutD gene encoding choline TMA-lyase-activating enzyme, with amino-acid sequence MDHGKSGEIERKAFIFNVQKYNMYDGPGIRTLVFFKGCPLRCKWCSNPEGLERKFQVMYKQSFCTNCGACADVCPVGIHVMSNGTHEIVREKECIGCMKCKNICPKSALTIAGEVKTISELLKIVEEDAAFYDMSGGGVTLGGGEVTAQPEAALNLLMACKQEGINTAIETCGYSNTENILKIAEYVDLFLFDIKHMDPVRHNELTGVNNEQILTNLEELLHRRYNVKVRMPMLKGINDSREEIDAVIKFLMPYRTDKNFKGIDLLPYHKLGVNKYNQLDKVYPIDGDPSLSAEDLDRIEGWMKEYDFPVNVVKH; translated from the coding sequence ATGGACCATGGAAAATCAGGAGAGATTGAACGTAAGGCGTTTATATTTAACGTGCAGAAGTACAACATGTATGACGGGCCGGGAATCAGAACCTTGGTATTCTTTAAAGGCTGTCCTCTTCGGTGTAAATGGTGCTCCAATCCGGAAGGTCTGGAACGAAAATTTCAGGTAATGTATAAGCAAAGTTTTTGTACAAACTGCGGGGCGTGCGCTGATGTGTGCCCCGTAGGAATCCACGTGATGTCGAACGGAACACATGAAATTGTTCGGGAAAAGGAATGCATCGGCTGCATGAAGTGTAAAAACATCTGCCCAAAGTCGGCGCTTACCATTGCAGGAGAGGTAAAGACCATTTCAGAACTGCTTAAGATTGTGGAAGAGGACGCTGCTTTTTATGATATGTCCGGAGGTGGCGTGACCCTTGGGGGTGGTGAAGTAACCGCACAACCAGAAGCGGCCTTAAATCTTTTGATGGCTTGTAAACAGGAGGGAATCAACACAGCAATTGAAACTTGCGGTTATTCGAATACAGAGAACATTTTAAAAATTGCGGAATATGTGGATCTTTTCCTGTTTGATATCAAACATATGGATCCAGTACGTCACAACGAGTTAACAGGTGTGAACAATGAACAGATTCTTACTAACCTTGAGGAACTGCTTCACCGCCGCTATAACGTAAAAGTCCGTATGCCAATGTTAAAAGGAATTAATGACAGCAGGGAAGAAATTGATGCGGTTATCAAGTTTTTAATGCCATACCGTACTGATAAGAACTTTAAGGGAATTGACTTACTTCCATACCATAAGCTCGGAGTTAATAAATACAATCAGCTTGATAAGGTATATCCGATTGACGGCGATCCTAGCTTAAGTGCTGAGGATTTAGACCGAATTGAAGGTTGGATGAAAGAATACGATTTTCCGGTTAACGTGGTAAAACACTAA
- a CDS encoding aldehyde dehydrogenase family protein: MSFVDKDLLSIQEARILMESARDARNTMLTFPQERLDLIVDVLAAAAKEIAEELAVMSAEETGYGRFQDKYVKNRFVCDYLPKRLKAMKCVGFLNENTQLKTMDVGVPVGVLVALAPPVSPVSTALYNVLVAVKSGNPIVIAPHERARKVTGKLLDRLLEAGKCYGLPEGAIGYLKTVTRPGALELIHHPAAAMIINTGVPELSSEASKSGKPYIYGGTGNGPVFIERTADVRKAVEDIIASRTFDYGIVSAAEQYMVVDSLIAAEVKAEMLRNGAYFMNEEEEKKLIDLLNLTSGKADTEIMGRPAEELAKRAGFMVPNTTTVLVSEQKYISDRNPFAKELLCPVLAYYIENDWMHACEKCMSLLVNESHGHTLVIHSRDEEVIGQFALKKPVGRVLVNTPATLGSMGATTNLFPAMTLGSITAGAGITADNVSPMNFIYIRKVGYGVRGVQEFLGSVEKTSSGYAKAPETIRNNALETNKVNAFETSKGMEDARDLLKQILQALSKELD; the protein is encoded by the coding sequence ATGAGTTTTGTAGATAAAGACCTGCTCTCCATACAGGAGGCAAGGATTCTAATGGAAAGTGCACGAGATGCTAGAAACACCATGCTCACATTTCCTCAGGAAAGACTGGATCTCATCGTAGATGTTTTAGCCGCTGCAGCGAAGGAAATTGCTGAGGAACTGGCAGTTATGTCCGCAGAAGAAACCGGATATGGACGATTTCAAGATAAGTATGTGAAGAATAGATTTGTCTGCGATTACCTGCCAAAACGCTTAAAAGCCATGAAATGTGTAGGCTTTTTAAATGAAAATACTCAGTTAAAGACCATGGATGTAGGCGTTCCTGTAGGTGTGCTTGTTGCACTTGCTCCGCCGGTAAGCCCGGTTTCCACTGCGCTATATAACGTACTGGTGGCTGTGAAGTCTGGTAACCCCATTGTCATTGCTCCTCATGAGAGAGCAAGAAAGGTAACCGGTAAACTTCTTGATCGTCTGTTAGAAGCGGGAAAATGCTACGGGCTTCCGGAAGGAGCAATCGGCTATTTAAAGACAGTAACAAGACCAGGAGCTCTGGAGCTAATCCATCACCCAGCAGCAGCCATGATTATAAACACCGGAGTTCCGGAGCTTAGTAGCGAAGCATCTAAAAGCGGAAAGCCTTATATTTACGGCGGAACGGGAAATGGACCAGTCTTTATTGAACGTACCGCTGATGTAAGAAAAGCGGTAGAGGATATCATTGCAAGCCGCACCTTTGATTACGGAATCGTGTCTGCGGCAGAACAATATATGGTAGTAGACAGTCTTATTGCAGCTGAAGTAAAAGCTGAGATGTTAAGAAACGGTGCCTACTTCATGAACGAGGAAGAGGAGAAAAAGCTAATAGACCTCCTAAACCTTACGAGTGGAAAGGCAGATACAGAAATTATGGGAAGACCAGCCGAAGAACTTGCCAAACGAGCAGGATTTATGGTACCTAATACCACGACTGTGCTGGTTTCCGAACAGAAATATATTTCCGACAGGAACCCATTTGCAAAAGAGCTTCTTTGTCCTGTATTGGCTTACTACATCGAAAATGACTGGATGCATGCTTGTGAGAAGTGCATGAGTCTTTTAGTAAACGAAAGCCATGGACATACCCTGGTGATTCATTCCAGGGATGAAGAAGTAATAGGCCAGTTCGCCTTAAAGAAACCAGTAGGCAGAGTACTTGTAAATACCCCCGCTACCCTGGGTAGTATGGGTGCAACCACAAACTTGTTTCCGGCTATGACCCTAGGAAGCATTACAGCAGGCGCCGGAATCACAGCGGACAATGTTTCTCCTATGAATTTCATATACATTCGTAAAGTAGGATATGGAGTTCGGGGAGTACAAGAATTTCTTGGTTCGGTTGAGAAAACCTCAAGCGGATACGCGAAAGCTCCTGAAACAATCAGGAACAATGCCCTTGAAACAAACAAGGTCAATGCCTTTGAAACAAGCAAAGGCATGGAAGATGCTAGAGATCTTTTGAAACAGATTTTACAAGCCTTGTCCAAAGAACTGGATTAA
- a CDS encoding flavin reductase family protein encodes MKKEIEVFDYANEIMKAVKTGVLLTTKAEDKVNSMTISWGTLGIEWSKPIFTVFVRENRFTKQQLEKNPEFTINIPYGAFDKKILGICGTKSGHEIDKIKELNLTLETPNNVSVPAIKELPLTLECRVIYKQKQDEREITDENKNAFYPQDVDSTFHGANKDFHTAYYGEILSAYIIE; translated from the coding sequence ATGAAAAAAGAAATCGAAGTATTTGATTATGCTAATGAGATTATGAAAGCGGTCAAAACAGGCGTTTTATTGACTACAAAGGCGGAGGACAAAGTGAACTCTATGACTATTTCATGGGGTACATTAGGAATTGAATGGTCAAAACCAATCTTTACTGTTTTCGTAAGAGAGAATCGCTTTACGAAGCAGCAACTCGAAAAAAATCCTGAATTCACAATAAACATACCATATGGCGCATTTGACAAAAAGATATTAGGGATTTGCGGAACAAAATCCGGTCATGAAATTGATAAAATCAAAGAACTTAACTTAACACTTGAAACACCGAATAATGTTTCAGTACCAGCTATTAAGGAACTTCCTTTAACTTTAGAGTGTAGGGTTATATACAAGCAAAAACAAGATGAGCGTGAAATTACAGATGAGAATAAGAACGCATTTTACCCACAGGATGTTGACAGTACATTCCACGGTGCAAATAAGGATTTTCATACTGCTTATTACGGAGAGATTCTTAGTGCATATATTATTGAATAA
- a CDS encoding ATP-binding cassette domain-containing protein has protein sequence MLLILEDRTVLFSTHVVEDLSATCFQLCVLNKGKIKYKGTLENMLQKAEGHVYQCKLNSENEMRAIKEKYFVTGSVYEEGKIHIRFLSEEIPEIPSCIKVSATLEDAYIYMNR, from the coding sequence ATGCTGCTTATTTTGGAAGATAGAACTGTTTTGTTTTCTACTCATGTTGTAGAAGATTTAAGTGCAACTTGTTTTCAGCTTTGTGTGCTTAATAAGGGAAAAATAAAGTATAAAGGTACATTGGAAAACATGTTGCAAAAGGCAGAAGGACATGTATATCAATGTAAACTGAATAGTGAGAATGAAATGAGAGCAATAAAAGAAAAGTATTTTGTTACTGGGAGTGTATATGAGGAAGGAAAAATCCATATTAGATTTCTTTCAGAAGAAATACCTGAAATTCCATCATGCATTAAAGTTAGTGCAACTTTAGAGGATGCCTATATATATATGAACCGTTAA
- a CDS encoding class I SAM-dependent methyltransferase, which produces MKQNKYDDKIFFDKYSNMERSKKGLAGAGEWKTLESMLPDFKDKRVLDLGCGFGWHCQYAVEHGAKAVTGIDISEKMLAVAKEKTDNNICYIKMPIEGISFSENSFDTVISSLAFHYIESFESIVEKVSDCLVHGGDFVFSVEHPIFTAYGNQDWYYDENGNILHFPVDNYFFEGLRTSNFLGENVIKYHKTLTTYLNGLIQGGFELTGVVEPQPSVHLLEIVKGMADELRRPMMLIISAKKK; this is translated from the coding sequence ATGAAACAGAATAAATATGATGACAAAATATTTTTTGATAAATATAGTAATATGGAACGTTCCAAAAAAGGACTTGCTGGTGCCGGTGAGTGGAAGACCCTTGAATCTATGTTACCTGATTTTAAGGATAAACGAGTTTTGGATCTAGGATGTGGATTTGGATGGCATTGTCAGTATGCTGTAGAGCATGGTGCTAAAGCTGTCACAGGGATTGATATATCTGAAAAAATGTTAGCTGTAGCAAAAGAAAAAACAGATAATAATATATGCTATATCAAAATGCCTATCGAAGGTATTTCATTTAGTGAAAACTCATTTGATACAGTAATTAGTTCGCTTGCTTTTCACTATATAGAATCCTTTGAGTCGATTGTTGAGAAAGTATCTGATTGTTTAGTACACGGCGGGGATTTTGTTTTCTCCGTAGAACATCCGATCTTTACCGCTTATGGCAATCAAGACTGGTATTACGACGAAAATGGGAATATTCTTCATTTTCCTGTAGATAATTACTTTTTTGAAGGACTGAGAACCTCTAACTTTCTTGGAGAAAATGTAATCAAATATCACAAGACACTTACAACATACCTGAATGGTTTAATACAGGGCGGCTTTGAATTAACCGGTGTTGTAGAGCCTCAACCATCAGTGCATTTACTTGAAATTGTTAAGGGAATGGCAGATGAGCTACGCAGACCAATGATGCTGATTATCTCAGCGAAGAAAAAATAA